GCTCACGCAGCCCGGAGACGATCGAGGACGCCCGCAGGGTCCTGGGGTCGCGGGCGCGCAGGATGTCGTTGACGCCCAGGTCGATCACGACGGCCTTGACGTTCGTACGGCCCAGGACGTCCCGCCCGAACCGTGACAGTCCGCTCGCGTTGGGCGCCGGCACACCGACGCCGCCGTGCCGCAGCACGCGGTTGCCGCCTATGCCCTGGTTGACGACGCTGTAGCGGGGCACGTCCGCGCCGGACTCCGCCGCCGCGTGCAGCCGGTCGGCGAGGACGTCGGGCCACCGGCTGTTGGCGCCCACGCTCGACGTGCTGCCGGCGGTGAGCGAGTCGCCGAGGACGACGACCGTGCCGTTGGCCTGGTCGCTGAGGACGTCCAGGGCGGTGACGTACCGCCAGGCCTCGGTCCGCTCGGTGTACGCCGTGGCGTGCGGGTCCTCGGTGCGGTCGCCCACGGCGGCGTACGAGATCTGCCGGGCGCGCGGATGGTAGGTGACCGGGCCGGAGGGGACCTCGGCGTACGTCGTCACCAGGACGTCACTGTCGCGCGGGACGGCGATCCGCACGGCGTCGCTGACGGTCTGCCGCCCGGGCGCGATGGTCACCGAGTCGCCGCCGCCGAAGGTGAGCCGGCGCATGGTGGCGGCGTCGGCGGCGGCGCTGTTCTCGGCGGCGGCGACGGCGATCGAGGCGTGGGCGATGGTCAGGGGCTGCTTGCCGTAGAGGTTGGAGAGCGTGACGCGGGCACTCGTACCGCCGGCCGCCGTGTGTACGACGTTGCGCAGGGAGCGGCCCGCCAGACCCCGCACCTCGGTGCCGGGCTCGCCCTCGACCGGGGAGGCGGCCCAGGTGCCGACCCAGGCGCCGGCGGACGCGGGGGCGACCTCGTTGCCCGAGTCGCCGCGAGACTGGCTGACGGCCTTTGTGCGCCGGCTGCCGTCGTCGAGGGCCGCCCCGACGTATATGGCGGCCGACACGGCCACGACGAGCGTGATCATCGCGGCGAGCAGGCCATAACCGTGGCGCCTGGTCATGGGATGCGTGACTCCTCGTACGGCGGGGAGCGTGGGGCTCCGGTGGGCTGAGCCCATGATGCGGGATGGGCCTGTGAGAGCCGGTCGAATCGATGGGATCGGCTCCCTCCGGGTATACGCGGGGAACTCTTGTTCCGTTCCGGGAGTCGGTCAGGAAGGGACAATGTGTGAGGGATCACTGAATGGTGGAGCGAATGGAACGGACGAGAACGGCATCAGAGGACGCGACCGAAGGAGGCGACGGGCGGCGGCGCACCCGAGCCGCGCCCGTCGCCCCCGCCGGTACGGTCCCGGGCCGTGCCATGACCTCCTTCAGCCCCGCCGACGAGGAGCGCCGACGCGGGGTGCGCCGGATGAAGCTCACGGCGACCGGGCTGCTGCTCTTCGTCGCCGTCGTGTACGTCCTCGCCAAGTGGGCCGGTGAGCAGGGCGCCGGTGCCTGGACGGGGTATGTCGCGGCGGCGGCCGAGGCGGGCATGGTCGGTGCGCTGGCCGACTGGTTCGCGGTCACCGCCCTCTTCCGCCATCCCCTCGGCCTGCCCATCCCGCACACCGCGATCATCCCCACCAAGAAGGACCAACTCGGCGTCTCCCTGGGTGAGTTCGTCGGCGAGAACTTCCTCTCCCAGGATGTCGTACGGGAGCGGCTGCGGGCGGTGGGCATCGGCAGCCGTCTCGGTACGTGGCTGGCCGAGCCGGAGCACGCCGACCGGGTCACGGCGGAGCTGTCGGCGGCCCTGCGCGGGGCGCTCACCGTCCTCCGCGACTCCGACGTCCAGGCGGTCGTCGGCGAGGCCGTCACCCGGCGGGCCGACGCCCAGGAGATCGCGCCCGGGATAGGGAAGATGCTGGAGAAGGTCGTCGTGGACGGCGGCCACAAACGCGTCGTCGACCTGATCTGCGTCCGCGCCCACGACTGGCTCGTCGTGCACGAGGAGGAGGTCATGGGCGCCGTGCAGGGCGGCGCGCCCGGCTGGACGCCCAAGTTCGTCGACAAGAAGGTCGGCGAGCGCGTCTACAAGGAGTTGCTGCGCTTCGTCACCGAGATGCGCGACGCCCCCTCCCACCCGGCACGCGGCGCCCTGGACCGTTTCCTCACCGACTTCGCCTCCGACCTCCAGTCCGACACGGACACGCGCGCGCGTGTCGAGCGGCTGAAGACCGAGGTGTTGGGGCGCGGCGAGGTCCAGGACCTGATCGCGTCCGCCTGGACGGCCGTACGCTCGATGATCGTCTCGGCGGCCGAGGACGAGCGCAGCGAACTGCGGCTGCGCGTACGGGCGTCGCTGCTGTCGCTGGGGTCCCGGATGGCCGTCGACTCCAGACTGCAGAACAAGGTGGACGGCTGGGTGGAGGGCGCGGCGGTGTACGTCGTGACGACCTACCAGGGCGAGATCACCTCCCTGATCACGGACACGGTCGCGGGCTGGGACGCCGAGCACACGACGAAGAAGATCGAGGCGCACATCGGCCGCGACCTCCAGTTCATCCGCATCAACGGCACGGTGGTCGGTTCACTGGCGGGGCTGCTCATCTATGTGGTGTCGCGGGCGGTGGGGGTGTAGTCCACATCGTCGATTTCGTGGTGGGGAAGGCGCCTCGGTACCGCACTCGGTACCGCGTCTGAGTACCCGCACCTGAGTACGCGTACTCTGTCCGACCGTCCCCGGACAGGTGACCCTCGTACGTATGACCGAGACAACGGGGAACGGCACCACCGGGAAGCTGCTCGGGCCGCTGGGGACACGTCCCTGGGCCGAGCGCTGGCTGACACGCGCACTCGGCGCCGCCGTCGCTTCGGCGTCGTACGTCGTCTGCGTCCCCTGGGACCTGCGCAACCGGGCCGAGAGCGTGGGCGCGACGGACGAGACGACCCTGGTGACAGGCGTCGGGGTCGTCGCCCTGGGTGTCCTGCTGCTGCTCCTGGCCGCCTACTTCGGATACCGCGACAGCAGGGGCTGGCCACTGCTCCTGATCGCCGTCCCGCCGGCGGCGCTCATGTACGTCTCCCTGCGCACCCATCCCGGCCCACCCGACGGCTTCGCCAACGCCTGGCCCCTGACCTGGGCCTTCTTCACGCTGGT
The DNA window shown above is from Streptomyces sp. NBC_01451 and carries:
- a CDS encoding SGNH/GDSL hydrolase family protein, which gives rise to MTRRHGYGLLAAMITLVVAVSAAIYVGAALDDGSRRTKAVSQSRGDSGNEVAPASAGAWVGTWAASPVEGEPGTEVRGLAGRSLRNVVHTAAGGTSARVTLSNLYGKQPLTIAHASIAVAAAENSAAADAATMRRLTFGGGDSVTIAPGRQTVSDAVRIAVPRDSDVLVTTYAEVPSGPVTYHPRARQISYAAVGDRTEDPHATAYTERTEAWRYVTALDVLSDQANGTVVVLGDSLTAGSTSSVGANSRWPDVLADRLHAAAESGADVPRYSVVNQGIGGNRVLRHGGVGVPAPNASGLSRFGRDVLGRTNVKAVVIDLGVNDILRARDPRTLRASSIVSGLRELVDDAHRRGLRVVGATLMPFGGFHGYSATTEALRQAVNAEIRSGRVFDAYTDFDKALRDPYDPRRFRADYDSGDHLHPSDKGYARMGEVFDLEDLKGAAPAEL
- a CDS encoding DUF445 domain-containing protein, which codes for MERTRTASEDATEGGDGRRRTRAAPVAPAGTVPGRAMTSFSPADEERRRGVRRMKLTATGLLLFVAVVYVLAKWAGEQGAGAWTGYVAAAAEAGMVGALADWFAVTALFRHPLGLPIPHTAIIPTKKDQLGVSLGEFVGENFLSQDVVRERLRAVGIGSRLGTWLAEPEHADRVTAELSAALRGALTVLRDSDVQAVVGEAVTRRADAQEIAPGIGKMLEKVVVDGGHKRVVDLICVRAHDWLVVHEEEVMGAVQGGAPGWTPKFVDKKVGERVYKELLRFVTEMRDAPSHPARGALDRFLTDFASDLQSDTDTRARVERLKTEVLGRGEVQDLIASAWTAVRSMIVSAAEDERSELRLRVRASLLSLGSRMAVDSRLQNKVDGWVEGAAVYVVTTYQGEITSLITDTVAGWDAEHTTKKIEAHIGRDLQFIRINGTVVGSLAGLLIYVVSRAVGV